A single genomic interval of Helianthus annuus cultivar XRQ/B chromosome 13, HanXRQr2.0-SUNRISE, whole genome shotgun sequence harbors:
- the LOC110899400 gene encoding protein TOPLESS-RELATED PROTEIN 2 isoform X1: MSSLSRELVFLILQFLDEEKFKGTVHKLEQESAFYFNMKYFEEQVQAGEWDEVEKYLRGFTKVEDNRYSMKIFFELRKQKYLEALDRNDRAKAVEILVKDLKVFSTFNEELFKEITQLLTLDNFRMNEQLSKYGDTKSARSIMLVELKKLIEANPLFREKLAFPAFKASRLRTLINQSLNWQHQLCKNPRPNPDIKTLFIDHTCATNNGGRGPPPTNSSLAGPIPKAGIFPPIGAHGPFQPVISPSAGAISGWMAPANPSMPHGAVAAGPPGLVQPPPIAAAFLKHPRTPPGGPGLEYQMADSEQLMKRARIGPPDEVSFSGSSHPPNVYSPDDLPKTVVRTLNQGSNVISMDFHPQQQTILLVGTNVGEISIWEVGSRERMVHKPFKVWDISACSMPFQTTLVKDAAVSVNRCIWAPDGSILGVAFSKHIVQIYTYNPPGELRHHLEIDAHAGGVNDIAFAHPNKQLCIVTCGDDKIIKVWDAVAGRRLHTFEGHEAPVYSVCPHYKEQIQFIFSTAIDGKIKAWLYDGLGSRVDYDAPGLWCTTMAYSADGTRLFSCGTSKEGEAHLVEWNESEGAIKREYSGFRKRSMGVVQFDTTKNRFLAAGDEFQIKFWDMDNINMLTVTDADDGLPARPKLRFNKEGSLLAVTTSDNGIKILANGDGQRMLRMLESRVYEGSRAFSDTVKPSIPGPLGPIHNLASSMASAVERDRMQTPLSINSLANAESSKVVDIKPRIVDGPDKTKSWKLPEIVDSTHLKALRLPDPMPASKVMRLIYTNSGLALLALASSAIHKLWKWQRNERNPFGKSSASIVPQLWQPTNGAVMSNDVNESKPAEESAACIALSKNDSYVMSASGGKVSLFNMMTFKVMTTFMAPPPAATYLAFHPQDNNIVAIGMEDSTIQIYNVRVDEVKTKLKGHQKQITGLAFSQTLNSLVSSGADAQLCIWNINGWEKRKSRSLQPPPGHQSSLVGETKVQFHNDQRHFLVIHESQIAIYDHQLECLKLWSPRESLSAPISSAIYSCDGLLLFTGFSDGAVGVFDAESLRLRCRIAPSAYISSSISSSNSTAYPMVIAAHPSDPNQVALGMSDGSVHVIEPTDADPKWGDSPPQGNGILASSNPSSSALNSQPSETPSR; this comes from the exons ATGTCATCCTTAAGTCGGGAATTAGTTTTCCTAATCCTGCAATTCTTGGATGAAGAAAAATTCAAGGGTACTGTCCACAA GTTGGAACAAGAATCAGCTTTTTACTTCAATATGAAATATTTTGAGGAACAAGTTCAAGCTGGTGAATGGGATGAAGTTGAGAAGTATCTACGTGGGTTCACAAAGGTTGAAGACAATCGTTACTCGATGAAGATATTCTTTGAATTAAGGAAACAAAAGTACCTGGAAGCTCTTGATAG GAACGACAGAGCAAAAGCTGTTGAAATTCTTGTGAAGGATTTGAAGGTCTTTTCTACTTTTAATGAAGAGCTCTTCAAGGAGATCACCCAGCTACTAACACTTGACAATTTTAg GATGAATGAGCAGCTTTCAAAGTATGGGGATACCAAATCAGCACGAAGCATTATGCTGGTTGAGCTGAAAAAGCTAATAGAAGCAAACCCATTGTTTAGAGAGAAGCTTGCTTTTCCTGCATTTAAAGCTTCACGGTTGCGAACATTGATCAATCAAAG TCTTAATTGGCAGCATCAACTATGCAAAAATCCACGTCCAAATCCGGATATTAAAACTCTGTTTATTGATCATACTTGTGCTACTAATAACGGAGGTCGAGGTCCTCCCCCTACCAACAGCTCCCTTGCGGGACCCATTCCTAAAGCGGGGATATTTCCTCCTATTGGAGCTCATGGC CCATTCCAACCTGTTATCTCTCCTTCTGCTGGTGCAATTTCTGGGTGGATGGCACCTGCTAATCCTTCCATGCCTCATGGTGCCGTTGCAGCTGGACCTCCTGGCCTTGTGCAGCCTCCTCCAATTGCAG CTGCATTCTTGAAGCATCCGCGGACACCTCCAGGTGGTCCTGGGTTGGAATATCAAATGGCTGATTCGGAGCAATTGATGAAACGTGCACGTATTGGTCCACCCGATGAG GTGTCATTTTCTGGTTCGTCTCATCCTCCCAATGTATATTCACCGGATGATCTTCCTAAAACTGTGGTTCGGACTCTTAACCAGGGTTCCAATGTTATAAGCATGGACTTCCATCCTCAACAACAAACTATTCTCTTAG TTGGAACAAATGTTGGTGAAATAAGCATTTGGGAGGTCGGATCTCGAGAAAGGATGGTACATAAGCCCTTCAAGGTTTGGGATATATCTGCTTGCTCAATGCCTTTTCAG ACAACTTTGGTAAAAGATGCAGCGGTATCTGTTAATAGGTGCATATGGGCACCAGATGGATCAATACTTG GTGTTGCCTTCTCGAAGCACATTGTTCAAATATATACATACAACCCGCCAGGGGAGTTAAGGCATCACTTGGAA ATAGATGCTCATGCTGGTGGTGTAAATGATATAGCTTTTGCTCATCCTAATAAGCAATTGTGTATTGTTACGTGTGGGGATGACAAGATAATTAAG GTATGGGATGCTGTAGCTGGACGCAGACTACATACGTTTGAGGGTCATGAGGCTCCTGTATATTCTGTCTGCCCTCATTATAAAGAACAAATACAG TTTATTTTCTCAACAGCAATTGATGGGAAAATCAAAGCATGGCTCTATGACGGTTTGGGGTCAAGAGTGGATTATGATGCCCCTGGCCTTTGGTGCACAACAATGGCATATAGTGCTGATGGAACCAG ATTGTTTTCTTGCGGAACAAGCAAAGAAGGCGAAGCCCACTTGGTCGAGTGGAACGAGAGTGAAGGAGCCATCAAGAGGGAGTATTCTGGTTTCAGAAAGCGATCTATGGGGGTTGTGCAGTTTGACACAACTAAAAATCGTTTCTTAGCTGCTGGAGATGAATTTCAGATCAAGTTTTGGGACATGGATAATATCAATATGCTGACCGTTACGGATGCAGATGATGGATTGCCT GCAAGGCCTAAATTAAGATTTAACAAAGAAGGGTCGTTACTGGCAGTCACAACAAGTGACAACGGAATTAAAATATTGGCAAATGGTGATGGGCAGCGCATGCTACGGATGCTGGAGAGTCGAGTGTATGAGGGATCTCGAGCATTTTCCGATACAGTTAAA CCGTCAATCCCTGGCCCGTTAGGTCCTATCCATAACCTTGCTTCTTCTATGGCATCTGCTGTAGAACGTGATAGAATGCAGACTCCTTTATCCATCAACAGTCTT GCTAATGCAGAAAGCAGTAAGGTTGTGGATATTAAACCTAGAATTGTGGATGGCCCTGACAAGACCAAAAGCTGGAAGCTTCCTGAAATAGTTGATTCAACTCACCTTAAAGCTCTAAGGCTGCCTGATCCAATGCCTGCCAGCAAG GTTATGCGGCTTATTTATACAAATTCTGGGTTAGCTTTACTTGCACTTGCTTCGAGTGCGATCCATAAACTATGGAAATGGCAACGAAATGAACGCAATCCATTTGGGAAG TCAAGTGCATCTATCGTCCCACAACTGTGGCAACCTACAAACGGGGCTGTAATGTCTAATGATGTAAACGAGAGTAAACCCGCTGAAGAGTCGGCTGCATGCATTGCGTTGTCGAAGAATGATTCTTATGTCATGTCTGCCTCTGGTGGGAAAGTCTCCCTGTTCAACATGATGACTTTTAAG GTTATGACGACTTTCATGGCCCCGCCACCTGCTGCCACCTACTTGGCTTTCCATCCTCAAGACAACAATATTGTTGCCATTGGAATGGAGGACTCGACAATACAAATTTACAATGTTAGGGTTGATGAG GTCAAAACAAAACTCAAAGGTCACCAGAAACAGATTACAGGGCTTGCGTTTTCGCAGACTTTAAACTCACTGGTTTCATCCGGAGCTGATGCTCAG CTATGCATCTGGAATATTAACGGATGGGAGAAGCGGAAATCAAGAAGTTTACAACCGCCACCTGGCCATCAATCCTCATTGGTTGGAGAAACTAAAGTTCAGTTCCATAATGATCAACGCCATTTCCTCGTTATACATGAAAGTCAAATTGCTATTTATGACCACCAATTGGAATGCCTGAAATTG TGGTCTCCAAGAGAATCTTTATCTGCTCCAATTTCAAGTGCAATATACTCATGTGATGGCCTACTATTATTCACTGGATTCTCGGATGGCGCTGTTGGAGTTTTTGATGCAGAGAGTTTGAGGCTTCGATGTCGTATAGCACCTTCTGCTTACATTTCGTCGTCAATTTCCAG CAGCAACAGCACTGCATATCCTATGGTTATCGCAGCACATCCATCTGATCCTAACCAAGTTGCTCTTGGAATGAGCGATGGATCAGTTCATGTTATTGAGCCAACCGATGCAGATCCAAAGTGGGGCGACTCACCACCCCAAGGAAACGGTATCTTAGCATCATCCAATCCTTCAAGTTCTGCGTTAAATAGTCAACCCTCAGAAACACCGTCGAGATGA
- the LOC110899400 gene encoding protein TOPLESS-RELATED PROTEIN 2 isoform X2, translating into MSSLSRELVFLILQFLDEEKFKGTVHKLEQESAFYFNMKYFEEQVQAGEWDEVEKYLRGFTKVEDNRYSMKIFFELRKQKYLEALDRNDRAKAVEILVKDLKVFSTFNEELFKEITQLLTLDNFRMNEQLSKYGDTKSARSIMLVELKKLIEANPLFREKLAFPAFKASRLRTLINQSLNWQHQLCKNPRPNPDIKTLFIDHTCATNNGGRGPPPTNSSLAGPIPKAGIFPPIGAHGPFQPVISPSAGAISGWMAPANPSMPHGAVAAGPPGLVQPPPIAAAFLKHPRTPPGGPGLEYQMADSEQLMKRARIGPPDEVSFSGSSHPPNVYSPDDLPKTVVRTLNQGSNVISMDFHPQQQTILLVGTNVGEISIWEVGSRERMVHKPFKVWDISACSMPFQTTLVKDAAVSVNRCIWAPDGSILGVAFSKHIVQIYTYNPPGELRHHLEIDAHAGGVNDIAFAHPNKQLCIVTCGDDKIIKVWDAVAGRRLHTFEGHEAPVYSVCPHYKEQIQFIFSTAIDGKIKAWLYDGLGSRVDYDAPGLWCTTMAYSADGTRLFSCGTSKEGEAHLVEWNESEGAIKREYSGFRKRSMGVVQFDTTKNRFLAAGDEFQIKFWDMDNINMLTVTDADDGLPARPKLRFNKEGSLLAVTTSDNGIKILANGDGQRMLRMLESRVYEGSRAFSDTVKPSIPGPLGPIHNLASSMASAVERDRMQTPLSINSLANAESSKVVDIKPRIVDGPDKTKSWKLPEIVDSTHLKALRLPDPMPASKVMRLIYTNSGLALLALASSAIHKLWKWQRNERNPFGKSSASIVPQLWQPTNGAVMSNDVNESKPAEESAACIALSKNDSYVMSASGGKVSLFNMMTFKVMTTFMAPPPAATYLAFHPQDNNIVAIGMEDSTIQIYNVRVDEVKTKLKGHQKQITGLAFSQTLNSLVSSGADAQLCIWNINGWEKRKSRSLQPPPGHQSSLVGETKVQFHNDQRHFLVIHESQIAIYDHQLECLKLWSPRESLSAPISSAIYSCDGLLLFTGFSDGAVGVFDAESLRLRCRIAPSAYISSSISSNSTAYPMVIAAHPSDPNQVALGMSDGSVHVIEPTDADPKWGDSPPQGNGILASSNPSSSALNSQPSETPSR; encoded by the exons ATGTCATCCTTAAGTCGGGAATTAGTTTTCCTAATCCTGCAATTCTTGGATGAAGAAAAATTCAAGGGTACTGTCCACAA GTTGGAACAAGAATCAGCTTTTTACTTCAATATGAAATATTTTGAGGAACAAGTTCAAGCTGGTGAATGGGATGAAGTTGAGAAGTATCTACGTGGGTTCACAAAGGTTGAAGACAATCGTTACTCGATGAAGATATTCTTTGAATTAAGGAAACAAAAGTACCTGGAAGCTCTTGATAG GAACGACAGAGCAAAAGCTGTTGAAATTCTTGTGAAGGATTTGAAGGTCTTTTCTACTTTTAATGAAGAGCTCTTCAAGGAGATCACCCAGCTACTAACACTTGACAATTTTAg GATGAATGAGCAGCTTTCAAAGTATGGGGATACCAAATCAGCACGAAGCATTATGCTGGTTGAGCTGAAAAAGCTAATAGAAGCAAACCCATTGTTTAGAGAGAAGCTTGCTTTTCCTGCATTTAAAGCTTCACGGTTGCGAACATTGATCAATCAAAG TCTTAATTGGCAGCATCAACTATGCAAAAATCCACGTCCAAATCCGGATATTAAAACTCTGTTTATTGATCATACTTGTGCTACTAATAACGGAGGTCGAGGTCCTCCCCCTACCAACAGCTCCCTTGCGGGACCCATTCCTAAAGCGGGGATATTTCCTCCTATTGGAGCTCATGGC CCATTCCAACCTGTTATCTCTCCTTCTGCTGGTGCAATTTCTGGGTGGATGGCACCTGCTAATCCTTCCATGCCTCATGGTGCCGTTGCAGCTGGACCTCCTGGCCTTGTGCAGCCTCCTCCAATTGCAG CTGCATTCTTGAAGCATCCGCGGACACCTCCAGGTGGTCCTGGGTTGGAATATCAAATGGCTGATTCGGAGCAATTGATGAAACGTGCACGTATTGGTCCACCCGATGAG GTGTCATTTTCTGGTTCGTCTCATCCTCCCAATGTATATTCACCGGATGATCTTCCTAAAACTGTGGTTCGGACTCTTAACCAGGGTTCCAATGTTATAAGCATGGACTTCCATCCTCAACAACAAACTATTCTCTTAG TTGGAACAAATGTTGGTGAAATAAGCATTTGGGAGGTCGGATCTCGAGAAAGGATGGTACATAAGCCCTTCAAGGTTTGGGATATATCTGCTTGCTCAATGCCTTTTCAG ACAACTTTGGTAAAAGATGCAGCGGTATCTGTTAATAGGTGCATATGGGCACCAGATGGATCAATACTTG GTGTTGCCTTCTCGAAGCACATTGTTCAAATATATACATACAACCCGCCAGGGGAGTTAAGGCATCACTTGGAA ATAGATGCTCATGCTGGTGGTGTAAATGATATAGCTTTTGCTCATCCTAATAAGCAATTGTGTATTGTTACGTGTGGGGATGACAAGATAATTAAG GTATGGGATGCTGTAGCTGGACGCAGACTACATACGTTTGAGGGTCATGAGGCTCCTGTATATTCTGTCTGCCCTCATTATAAAGAACAAATACAG TTTATTTTCTCAACAGCAATTGATGGGAAAATCAAAGCATGGCTCTATGACGGTTTGGGGTCAAGAGTGGATTATGATGCCCCTGGCCTTTGGTGCACAACAATGGCATATAGTGCTGATGGAACCAG ATTGTTTTCTTGCGGAACAAGCAAAGAAGGCGAAGCCCACTTGGTCGAGTGGAACGAGAGTGAAGGAGCCATCAAGAGGGAGTATTCTGGTTTCAGAAAGCGATCTATGGGGGTTGTGCAGTTTGACACAACTAAAAATCGTTTCTTAGCTGCTGGAGATGAATTTCAGATCAAGTTTTGGGACATGGATAATATCAATATGCTGACCGTTACGGATGCAGATGATGGATTGCCT GCAAGGCCTAAATTAAGATTTAACAAAGAAGGGTCGTTACTGGCAGTCACAACAAGTGACAACGGAATTAAAATATTGGCAAATGGTGATGGGCAGCGCATGCTACGGATGCTGGAGAGTCGAGTGTATGAGGGATCTCGAGCATTTTCCGATACAGTTAAA CCGTCAATCCCTGGCCCGTTAGGTCCTATCCATAACCTTGCTTCTTCTATGGCATCTGCTGTAGAACGTGATAGAATGCAGACTCCTTTATCCATCAACAGTCTT GCTAATGCAGAAAGCAGTAAGGTTGTGGATATTAAACCTAGAATTGTGGATGGCCCTGACAAGACCAAAAGCTGGAAGCTTCCTGAAATAGTTGATTCAACTCACCTTAAAGCTCTAAGGCTGCCTGATCCAATGCCTGCCAGCAAG GTTATGCGGCTTATTTATACAAATTCTGGGTTAGCTTTACTTGCACTTGCTTCGAGTGCGATCCATAAACTATGGAAATGGCAACGAAATGAACGCAATCCATTTGGGAAG TCAAGTGCATCTATCGTCCCACAACTGTGGCAACCTACAAACGGGGCTGTAATGTCTAATGATGTAAACGAGAGTAAACCCGCTGAAGAGTCGGCTGCATGCATTGCGTTGTCGAAGAATGATTCTTATGTCATGTCTGCCTCTGGTGGGAAAGTCTCCCTGTTCAACATGATGACTTTTAAG GTTATGACGACTTTCATGGCCCCGCCACCTGCTGCCACCTACTTGGCTTTCCATCCTCAAGACAACAATATTGTTGCCATTGGAATGGAGGACTCGACAATACAAATTTACAATGTTAGGGTTGATGAG GTCAAAACAAAACTCAAAGGTCACCAGAAACAGATTACAGGGCTTGCGTTTTCGCAGACTTTAAACTCACTGGTTTCATCCGGAGCTGATGCTCAG CTATGCATCTGGAATATTAACGGATGGGAGAAGCGGAAATCAAGAAGTTTACAACCGCCACCTGGCCATCAATCCTCATTGGTTGGAGAAACTAAAGTTCAGTTCCATAATGATCAACGCCATTTCCTCGTTATACATGAAAGTCAAATTGCTATTTATGACCACCAATTGGAATGCCTGAAATTG TGGTCTCCAAGAGAATCTTTATCTGCTCCAATTTCAAGTGCAATATACTCATGTGATGGCCTACTATTATTCACTGGATTCTCGGATGGCGCTGTTGGAGTTTTTGATGCAGAGAGTTTGAGGCTTCGATGTCGTATAGCACCTTCTGCTTACATTTCGTCGTCAATTTCCAG CAACAGCACTGCATATCCTATGGTTATCGCAGCACATCCATCTGATCCTAACCAAGTTGCTCTTGGAATGAGCGATGGATCAGTTCATGTTATTGAGCCAACCGATGCAGATCCAAAGTGGGGCGACTCACCACCCCAAGGAAACGGTATCTTAGCATCATCCAATCCTTCAAGTTCTGCGTTAAATAGTCAACCCTCAGAAACACCGTCGAGATGA